The following are encoded together in the Dickeya lacustris genome:
- a CDS encoding amidohydrolase: MSTLNITLLQQPLAWMDGPANLSHFDSLLGEMTGRDVIILPEMFTTGFAMEAAQSSLEQPVVEAWLKQWAQRTNALIGGSVAVQTAQGAVNRFLLADPQGRLYQYDKRHLFRMAGEHEYYQPGQTREIIEWRGWRILPQICYDLRFPVFSRNRQDYDLALYVANWPAPRALHWKTLLAARAIENQAYVAGCNRVGSDGNGHRYQGDSLIIDAQGAILASAPEHQPARLDAELSLEALQSYREAFPAWLDADKFSV, encoded by the coding sequence ATGTCAACTTTAAACATCACGTTATTACAACAACCGCTGGCCTGGATGGACGGCCCGGCCAACCTCAGCCATTTTGATAGTCTGTTGGGCGAGATGACCGGCCGCGATGTCATCATCCTGCCGGAAATGTTCACCACCGGTTTTGCGATGGAAGCGGCCCAAAGCAGCCTGGAACAGCCGGTGGTGGAAGCCTGGCTGAAGCAGTGGGCGCAGCGCACCAATGCGCTTATAGGCGGCAGCGTGGCGGTGCAAACCGCGCAAGGGGCGGTTAACCGCTTTCTGCTGGCCGACCCGCAAGGGCGGCTGTATCAGTACGATAAGCGTCACCTGTTCCGCATGGCGGGCGAGCATGAGTATTACCAGCCGGGTCAGACGCGAGAGATTATCGAATGGCGCGGCTGGCGCATTCTGCCGCAAATCTGCTATGACCTGCGCTTCCCGGTGTTTTCCCGCAACCGGCAGGATTACGACCTCGCGCTGTACGTCGCCAACTGGCCTGCGCCGCGCGCGCTGCACTGGAAAACCTTGCTGGCGGCACGAGCGATTGAAAATCAGGCTTACGTGGCGGGCTGCAACCGCGTCGGCAGCGACGGCAACGGCCACCGCTATCAGGGCGACAGCCTGATTATCGACGCCCAAGGCGCGATTCTGGCCTCCGCCCCTGAGCACCAGCCAGCGCGCCTTGACGCCGAGCTATCGCTCGAAGCGCTGCAAAGCTACCGTGAAGCCTTCCCCGCCTGGCTTGATGCCGATAAGTTCAGTGTGTGA
- a CDS encoding pyridoxal phosphate-dependent aminotransferase: MSAALIPDSKLPSLGTTIFTQMSALAQQHQAINLSQGFPDFDGPDYLKQRLAYHVSQGANQYAPMTGVAPLRQAIAQKTGALYGWQPDADSEVTVTAGATEALFAAISALVRPGDEVICFDPSYDSYAPAVQLAGGVLKRLALQPPAFQVDWSAFRALLSKRTRLVIVNTPHNPCATVWSHADFQQLWQAIADAPVYVLSDEVYEHISFAAGGHASVLAHPELRQRAIAVSSFGKTYHMTGWKVGYCIAPAQLSAEVRKVHQYLTFSVNTPAQLAIADMLQQQAQHWRELPDFYRAKRDRFVNALAASRLELLPCAGTYFLLADYRAISSQDDVSFCRWLTEQVGVAAIPLSVFCESPFPHTLIRLCFAKQESTLDAAAERLCQL, encoded by the coding sequence ATGAGCGCCGCACTGATCCCCGACAGTAAACTCCCGTCACTCGGCACCACCATATTTACCCAAATGAGCGCGCTGGCGCAGCAACATCAGGCGATTAACCTGTCGCAGGGCTTTCCTGATTTTGACGGCCCCGACTACCTCAAGCAGCGGCTGGCGTATCACGTCAGTCAGGGGGCGAACCAATACGCGCCGATGACCGGCGTGGCGCCGCTGCGTCAGGCGATTGCGCAAAAGACCGGCGCGCTCTACGGCTGGCAGCCGGACGCCGACAGTGAAGTGACCGTCACGGCTGGTGCTACTGAAGCGTTGTTTGCCGCCATCAGCGCGCTGGTGCGCCCCGGTGATGAGGTTATCTGCTTCGACCCCAGCTACGACAGCTACGCCCCGGCGGTACAGTTGGCGGGCGGCGTGCTAAAACGTCTGGCGCTGCAACCGCCAGCGTTTCAGGTGGACTGGTCGGCTTTTCGCGCGCTACTGAGCAAACGCACCCGGCTGGTTATCGTCAACACGCCGCATAACCCCTGTGCCACCGTCTGGTCTCATGCGGATTTTCAGCAACTGTGGCAGGCGATTGCCGATGCGCCGGTCTACGTGCTGAGTGATGAAGTGTACGAGCACATCAGTTTCGCCGCAGGCGGCCACGCCAGCGTACTGGCGCACCCGGAGCTGCGCCAGCGGGCGATTGCGGTGTCTTCGTTTGGCAAAACCTATCACATGACCGGCTGGAAGGTGGGTTATTGCATTGCCCCGGCACAACTCAGCGCCGAAGTGCGTAAAGTTCACCAATATCTGACGTTTTCCGTCAACACCCCGGCGCAGTTGGCCATTGCCGACATGCTGCAACAACAGGCGCAACACTGGCGCGAGTTGCCCGACTTTTATCGCGCCAAACGCGACCGCTTCGTCAACGCGCTGGCGGCCAGTCGGCTGGAGCTCTTGCCCTGTGCAGGCACCTACTTCCTGCTGGCGGACTATCGCGCCATCTCCAGCCAGGATGATGTCAGCTTCTGCCGCTGGCTGACCGAGCAGGTCGGTGTGGCGGCAATCCCGCTGTCGGTTTTCTGCGAATCCCCCTTCCCTCATACCCTGATTCGGTTATGCTTTGCCAAACAGGAATCCACTCTGGATGCGGCGGCGGAGCGCTTATGTCAACTTTAA
- a CDS encoding methylthioribulose 1-phosphate dehydratase, producing the protein MSDTPQLAALVAACHWIGEKGWCPATGGNMSVRLDEQHCLISESGKDKGSLSAEDFLRVDIATNHVPSGRTPSAETGLHTLLYRLFPTVGTVLHTHSVNATVLSRVEKSAALVLQGYEMQKSLGGQHSHLDSVAIAIFDNSQDIAALAQQVAARHASTPLCYGFLVRGHGLYCWGADVKEARRHLEGLEFLFQCELQRRLLEAK; encoded by the coding sequence ATGAGTGATACCCCACAACTGGCCGCGCTGGTGGCCGCCTGCCATTGGATAGGCGAGAAAGGCTGGTGCCCGGCGACGGGCGGTAATATGTCCGTTCGTCTCGATGAGCAGCACTGCCTGATTAGCGAATCCGGCAAAGACAAAGGCAGCCTGAGCGCGGAAGATTTCCTGCGGGTTGATATTGCGACGAATCATGTACCGAGCGGGCGCACGCCGTCGGCGGAAACCGGCTTGCATACGCTGCTCTATCGCCTGTTCCCGACGGTCGGTACGGTGCTGCATACCCATTCGGTCAACGCCACGGTGCTGTCGCGGGTAGAAAAAAGCGCAGCCTTGGTGTTGCAGGGCTACGAAATGCAGAAGTCGCTGGGCGGTCAGCACAGCCATCTGGATTCCGTCGCCATCGCGATTTTCGATAATTCTCAGGATATTGCGGCGCTGGCGCAACAGGTTGCCGCCCGCCATGCGTCCACGCCGTTGTGCTACGGTTTTCTGGTCAGGGGCCACGGGTTGTACTGCTGGGGAGCGGATGTGAAAGAAGCACGCCGCCATCTGGAAGGGCTGGAGTTCCTGTTTCAGTGCGAATTGCAACGCCGTTTACTGGAGGCGAAATGA
- the mtnC gene encoding acireductone synthase, translated as MIKAIVTDIEGTTSDIRFVHNVLFPYARARLADAVAQAEQEAEIAAALALARQELAQPQATPAQLLAAFNQFMDEDRKSPALKQLQGIIWRGGYRNGDFRGHVYSDVAPQLRAWREQGIALYVYSSGSVEAQHLLFGHSDEGDLRPLFSGYFDTGVGAKREVTSYHNIAASIALPASEVLFLSDIRQELDAAQQAGWHTCQLIRDDADADSLHRQVNRFDQIDLNAYQTPSQENPS; from the coding sequence ATGATCAAGGCAATTGTCACCGACATAGAAGGCACCACCAGCGATATTCGCTTCGTCCACAACGTGTTATTCCCGTATGCTCGCGCGCGTCTGGCCGATGCGGTGGCGCAGGCGGAGCAGGAGGCTGAGATTGCCGCTGCGCTGGCGTTGGCACGTCAGGAACTGGCGCAACCGCAGGCTACGCCCGCGCAACTGCTGGCGGCGTTTAATCAGTTCATGGATGAAGACCGCAAATCGCCCGCGCTCAAACAGTTGCAGGGCATTATCTGGCGCGGCGGCTACCGCAATGGCGATTTTCGCGGCCATGTGTATAGCGACGTTGCGCCGCAGTTGCGGGCCTGGCGTGAGCAGGGCATCGCGCTGTATGTGTATTCATCTGGGTCAGTCGAGGCGCAGCACCTGCTGTTTGGCCACAGCGACGAGGGCGATTTACGGCCCCTTTTCAGCGGTTATTTTGACACCGGCGTCGGCGCCAAGCGCGAAGTGACCTCGTATCACAATATCGCCGCGTCGATTGCGCTACCGGCCAGCGAAGTGCTGTTCTTGTCCGATATTCGTCAGGAGCTGGACGCTGCACAACAGGCGGGCTGGCACACCTGCCAGTTGATCCGCGATGATGCCGATGCCGACAGCCTGCATCGTCAGGTAAACCGTTTTGATCAGATTGACCTGAACGCCTATCAGACCCCCTCACAGGAGAACCCCTCATGA
- a CDS encoding 1,2-dihydroxy-3-keto-5-methylthiopentene dioxygenase, giving the protein MSALTIFSDTDAGQPVWQSHDADAVVQQLSAINVRFERWQADRDLSANPAAEEVLAAYQHEIDKLVAEKGYQSWDVISMRADNPQKEALRAKFLSEHTHGEDEVRFFVEGAGLFCLHVDGKIFQVLCEKNDLLSVPAGVPHWFDMGSEPHFTAIRLFNNPDGWVAHFTGDTIADAYPKLA; this is encoded by the coding sequence ATGAGCGCCTTAACGATTTTCAGTGATACCGATGCCGGTCAGCCGGTGTGGCAAAGCCACGATGCCGATGCGGTCGTGCAGCAACTGAGCGCTATCAATGTGCGTTTTGAGCGCTGGCAGGCTGACCGCGACCTGAGCGCCAACCCCGCTGCCGAGGAAGTGCTGGCGGCGTATCAGCATGAGATAGACAAACTGGTGGCGGAGAAAGGCTATCAGAGCTGGGATGTGATCAGCATGCGTGCCGATAACCCGCAAAAAGAGGCACTGCGCGCCAAATTTTTGTCGGAACATACCCATGGTGAAGACGAAGTGCGTTTCTTTGTTGAAGGAGCTGGGTTGTTTTGCCTGCACGTGGACGGCAAAATTTTTCAGGTGCTGTGTGAAAAGAATGATTTGCTGTCGGTGCCTGCCGGTGTGCCGCACTGGTTCGATATGGGTTCTGAACCGCATTTTACCGCCATTCGCTTGTTTAACAACCCCGATGGCTGGGTGGCCCATTTCACCGGCGATACCATCGCCGACGCTTACCCGAAACTGGCGTAA
- the mtnA gene encoding S-methyl-5-thioribose-1-phosphate isomerase gives MQTVHTTSLRLVDNQLWILDQQALPQEKIWCPCPDVEALVSHIRTLRVRGAPLIGLSASLLLALLAEQGQSRPQLAEALETLRASRPTAVNLMNNLDRMKQALAANDVVSAMTQEALRLIEEDKALCERIADNGAALVQPGSQLLTHCNTGGLATAGVGTAIGVILRAHQQGRVNNVWVDETRPLLQGGRLTAWELGELGIPYRLICDSMAASLMAQGQVDAIWVGADRIAANGDVANKIGTYSLAVLAHYHGIPFYVAAPHTTHDPHCPDGNAIPIEQRAASEVTGVAGSFGACQWAPHHAPVYNPAFDVTPAALISGWVLDTGVITPEQVRAGIFQQPLVG, from the coding sequence ATGCAAACCGTTCACACCACCAGTCTTCGCCTCGTCGATAATCAATTGTGGATCCTTGACCAGCAGGCACTGCCGCAGGAAAAAATCTGGTGCCCCTGCCCGGATGTCGAGGCGCTGGTCAGTCATATTCGTACCCTGCGGGTACGCGGCGCGCCGCTGATCGGGCTGTCGGCCAGCCTGTTGCTGGCATTGCTGGCCGAGCAGGGTCAATCCCGGCCACAGCTGGCCGAGGCGCTGGAGACGCTACGAGCTTCCCGCCCGACTGCCGTCAACCTGATGAATAATCTGGATCGCATGAAGCAGGCGCTGGCGGCCAATGATGTCGTCAGCGCCATGACGCAGGAAGCGCTGCGGCTGATTGAGGAAGATAAAGCCTTGTGTGAACGCATCGCCGATAACGGTGCCGCGCTGGTGCAACCGGGCAGCCAACTGTTGACGCACTGCAACACCGGCGGGCTGGCGACGGCGGGCGTCGGCACGGCAATCGGCGTTATCCTGCGCGCTCATCAGCAAGGCCGGGTAAATAACGTCTGGGTGGATGAAACCCGCCCGCTGTTACAAGGTGGCAGGCTGACCGCCTGGGAGCTCGGCGAGCTGGGCATACCTTATCGGCTCATCTGCGATTCGATGGCCGCCTCACTGATGGCGCAAGGCCAGGTCGATGCCATCTGGGTCGGCGCGGATCGCATCGCCGCTAACGGTGACGTCGCCAATAAAATCGGCACTTACAGCCTGGCGGTGCTGGCGCACTATCACGGTATCCCGTTTTACGTCGCTGCGCCGCACACCACGCACGACCCGCACTGCCCAGACGGCAACGCGATCCCGATAGAACAACGCGCCGCCAGCGAAGTCACCGGCGTGGCAGGCAGTTTTGGCGCGTGCCAGTGGGCACCACACCACGCGCCGGTGTACAACCCGGCGTTTGATGTCACGCCAGCGGCACTGATTAGCGGCTGGGTTCTCGACACCGGCGTCATCACCCCCGAGCAGGTTAGAGCCGGTATATTTCAGCAACCGCTGGTGGGATAA
- the mtnK gene encoding S-methyl-5-thioribose kinase, with protein sequence MSLYRTFNADDAVQYARQYGGVADPQSLIAAQEIGDGNLNLVFKILDTQGVSRVIVKQALPYVRCVGESWPLTLDRARIEAETLLAHARYCPQHTVAVLHHDPALAVMVQEDLSDHEIWRRELVKGRDYPQAAAQLGDYLAQALFHHSDFYQSPHDKKAAVSRFTNPELCQITEDLFFTDPYIEHERNQFDPALLPEVLALRDDQPLRCAVAALKHAFLSKAEALLHGDIHSGSIFVAENRLKVIDAEFGFYGPMGFDIGTALGNLLLNYCGLPGLLPLREASAARERRLEEIVVLWQTFAHRFTALSHEAGREPALAVTGYVERFLQQVWQDAVGYCGTELIRRTIGLAHVADLDTIDETATRQACQRHAILLGKTLILAAAHIDTPQALLARVRQSGA encoded by the coding sequence ATGTCACTTTACCGTACTTTTAACGCGGATGATGCCGTGCAGTATGCACGTCAGTATGGCGGGGTTGCCGATCCGCAGTCGTTGATTGCGGCGCAGGAGATTGGTGATGGCAACCTGAACCTGGTGTTTAAGATCCTAGACACTCAAGGAGTGAGCCGGGTTATCGTCAAGCAGGCGCTACCCTATGTGCGCTGTGTTGGCGAGTCCTGGCCGCTCACGCTCGATCGCGCCCGTATCGAGGCGGAAACCCTATTGGCGCATGCGCGGTATTGTCCGCAGCACACCGTTGCCGTGTTGCATCATGACCCGGCGCTGGCGGTGATGGTGCAAGAGGATCTCTCGGATCATGAAATCTGGCGGCGTGAGCTGGTGAAAGGGCGCGACTACCCACAGGCAGCGGCGCAACTGGGTGACTATCTGGCGCAGGCGCTGTTCCACCATTCGGATTTCTACCAGTCACCCCATGACAAAAAGGCGGCGGTCAGCCGCTTTACCAACCCGGAACTGTGCCAGATAACGGAAGATTTGTTCTTTACCGATCCGTACATCGAGCATGAGCGCAATCAATTCGACCCGGCACTGTTGCCAGAGGTGCTAGCGCTGCGCGATGACCAGCCGCTGCGCTGTGCGGTGGCCGCGCTCAAACACGCGTTTCTCAGTAAAGCCGAAGCCCTATTGCACGGCGATATTCATAGCGGGTCGATTTTCGTGGCGGAAAACCGCCTCAAAGTGATCGACGCCGAATTCGGTTTCTATGGCCCGATGGGGTTTGATATCGGTACGGCGCTTGGCAACCTGCTGCTCAACTATTGCGGGCTGCCGGGATTATTGCCGCTGCGTGAGGCGTCCGCTGCGCGCGAGCGGCGTCTGGAGGAGATAGTCGTGCTGTGGCAAACTTTTGCGCACCGTTTTACCGCACTGAGTCATGAGGCCGGGCGCGAGCCTGCGCTGGCGGTGACAGGATACGTTGAGCGATTCTTGCAGCAGGTATGGCAGGATGCGGTCGGCTATTGTGGCACCGAACTGATTCGCCGCACTATCGGGCTGGCGCATGTGGCGGATCTTGACACGATTGATGAGACGGCAACGCGCCAGGCCTGCCAGCGTCACGCCATCTTGCTCGGTAAAACGCTGATTCTGGCCGCTGCCCATATCGATACTCCGCAGGCATTGCTGGCGCGGGTGCGCCAAAGCGGTGCCTGA
- the fadE gene encoding acyl-CoA dehydrogenase FadE, which produces MVALSILAGLMLISALFYHRISLWFSSMLVVSGCGIIMLLNGWSPWLMLIPPILLLPLLLTPLRQRWLSKPVMALFRRVMPPMSATEKEAIDAGTTWWEGELFRGAPDWHTLHTYPRPRLTPEEQAFLDGPVEEACRMAHDFEITHERADLPPELWAFLKQHRFFAMIIKKEYGGLAFSAYAQAMVLQKLASVSSILAITVGVPNSLGPGELLQHYGSEAQKDHYLPRLARGDDIPCFALTSPEAGSDASAIPDVGVVCYGQWQGNQVLGMRLTWNKRYITLAPVATVLGLAFRLYDPDHLLGDRDDIGITCALIPTNTNGVKIGRRHFPLNIPFQNGPTQGENIFVPLDYIIGGPEMAGQGWRMLMECLSVGRGITLPSNSTGSLKSVALATGAYARIRRQFKLPIGKMEGIEEPLARLAGNAYVMDAASTLITTGIMQGARPSVLSAIVKYHCTHRGQRGIIDAMDIVGGKGICLGPTNFVARHYQGAPIAITVEGANILTRSMIIFGQGAIRCHPYLLSEMRAAQESDLKSFDKALLGHIGHIAGNVVRSLWLGLTNGRTSRAPVRDATRRDYQRLNRLSANLALLADISMGTLGGSLKRRERLSARLGDVLSQLYLASATLKRYDDEGRQQADLPLVQWGIQDCLYQAEQAMLALLRNFPARGVALVLRGIIFPLGTVNSPTSDAQDSQLAKLLQTPSATRSRLGRGLYLKPGDNHPAAQLEQALDDILAAEPVHQKLSQAAGHTLPFMRLDRLAEHGLAEGVISPEEARLLQQAETSRLRTINVDDFAPDALQAHSGAAAHTAASLTAAEHVV; this is translated from the coding sequence ATGGTTGCGCTCAGTATCCTGGCAGGGCTGATGCTTATCAGCGCACTTTTCTACCACCGGATTTCCCTGTGGTTTAGCAGCATGTTGGTCGTGTCAGGTTGCGGCATCATCATGCTGTTGAACGGTTGGTCGCCGTGGCTGATGCTTATCCCGCCAATCCTGCTATTACCGTTGCTGCTCACACCGCTACGTCAGCGCTGGCTCAGTAAACCGGTCATGGCGCTGTTTCGCCGCGTCATGCCGCCAATGTCGGCCACGGAAAAAGAGGCGATTGATGCCGGAACCACCTGGTGGGAAGGCGAGCTGTTTCGCGGAGCGCCAGACTGGCACACGTTGCACACCTACCCTCGCCCGCGCTTAACGCCGGAAGAACAGGCGTTTTTAGACGGCCCGGTCGAAGAAGCCTGCCGTATGGCGCATGATTTCGAAATCACCCATGAACGGGCTGACTTGCCTCCCGAGCTGTGGGCCTTCCTGAAACAGCATCGCTTTTTTGCCATGATCATTAAAAAAGAGTATGGCGGCCTGGCGTTTTCCGCTTACGCACAGGCGATGGTGCTGCAAAAACTGGCCAGTGTGTCGAGCATTCTGGCCATCACGGTTGGCGTTCCCAACTCCCTCGGCCCCGGAGAGCTGTTGCAACACTACGGTAGCGAAGCGCAAAAAGATCACTATCTTCCCCGGCTAGCGCGCGGTGATGACATTCCCTGTTTTGCGCTGACCAGCCCGGAAGCCGGTTCTGACGCCAGCGCTATCCCGGATGTCGGCGTAGTGTGCTATGGCCAATGGCAAGGTAATCAGGTGCTGGGGATGCGCCTGACCTGGAACAAACGCTATATTACGCTGGCACCGGTCGCCACCGTGCTGGGGCTGGCGTTCCGCCTGTATGACCCGGATCACCTGCTGGGCGATCGCGATGATATCGGCATTACCTGTGCGCTTATCCCCACCAACACCAACGGCGTAAAAATTGGTCGCCGCCATTTCCCACTCAACATCCCGTTTCAAAACGGCCCAACCCAGGGCGAGAATATCTTTGTGCCGCTGGATTACATCATCGGCGGGCCCGAGATGGCAGGCCAGGGCTGGCGCATGCTGATGGAATGCTTGTCTGTCGGGCGCGGCATCACGCTGCCGTCTAATTCCACCGGCAGCCTGAAAAGCGTCGCGCTGGCAACCGGTGCCTACGCCCGCATTCGCCGCCAGTTCAAACTGCCGATCGGCAAAATGGAAGGCATTGAAGAACCGCTGGCAAGACTTGCCGGCAATGCTTATGTGATGGATGCCGCCTCAACGCTGATTACCACTGGCATTATGCAAGGCGCTCGCCCGTCGGTGCTGTCCGCTATCGTCAAATACCACTGCACCCATCGCGGGCAGCGCGGCATCATTGATGCGATGGACATTGTCGGCGGCAAAGGCATTTGCCTTGGCCCCACCAACTTTGTCGCCCGCCACTATCAGGGCGCACCTATCGCCATTACGGTTGAAGGGGCCAATATTCTGACGCGCAGCATGATAATTTTCGGGCAAGGGGCGATTCGCTGCCACCCTTATCTGTTAAGCGAAATGCGCGCTGCGCAAGAGAGCGACCTCAAATCCTTTGATAAAGCGCTGCTGGGGCACATCGGCCATATTGCCGGTAACGTGGTACGCAGCCTGTGGCTGGGCCTGACCAACGGGCGCACCAGCCGCGCGCCGGTGCGCGACGCCACGCGCCGTGACTACCAGCGCCTTAACCGGCTCAGTGCCAATCTGGCGCTGCTGGCGGATATCTCGATGGGCACGCTGGGTGGCAGTCTGAAACGCCGCGAGCGCTTATCGGCCCGTTTGGGCGATGTGTTAAGCCAGCTGTATCTGGCTTCCGCCACGCTAAAACGCTATGACGATGAAGGACGCCAACAGGCCGACCTGCCGTTGGTGCAGTGGGGCATCCAGGACTGTCTGTATCAGGCGGAACAAGCCATGCTTGCGCTGCTGCGCAATTTTCCGGCGCGCGGCGTCGCGCTGGTACTGCGCGGCATCATTTTCCCGTTAGGCACGGTTAACTCCCCCACCAGCGACGCGCAAGACAGCCAACTGGCAAAACTGTTGCAAACCCCGAGTGCGACGCGTTCGCGGCTGGGCCGAGGCCTGTACCTGAAACCCGGTGACAATCATCCGGCCGCGCAACTGGAGCAAGCGCTGGACGATATTCTGGCGGCGGAGCCGGTACACCAGAAACTGTCGCAGGCTGCGGGTCACACCCTGCCATTCATGCGGCTGGACAGGCTGGCTGAACACGGGCTTGCCGAAGGCGTTATCTCACCAGAGGAAGCCAGGCTGCTGCAACAAGCCGAAACCAGCCGTCTGCGCACCATCAATGTGGATGATTTCGCGCCTGATGCATTGCAGGCGCATTCCGGTGCGGCGGCTCATACTGCGGCGTCGCTGACCGCCGCAGAGCACGTAGTCTGA
- the lpcA gene encoding D-sedoheptulose 7-phosphate isomerase yields the protein MYQDLIRNELNEAAATLNTFLSDAANIQAIEDAAVLLADAFKAGGKVISCGNGGSHCDAMHFAEELTGRYRENRPGYPAIAISDPSHLSCVSNDFGYDFVFSRYVESLGREGDVLLGISTSGNSGNIIKAISAARAKGMKVITLTGKDGGKMAGSADVEIRVPHFGYADRIQEVHIKAIHILIQLIEKEMAAS from the coding sequence ATGTACCAGGACTTAATCCGTAATGAGCTGAACGAAGCGGCGGCAACGCTGAATACATTTTTAAGCGATGCCGCCAATATTCAGGCGATTGAAGATGCGGCGGTTTTATTAGCTGATGCATTCAAAGCCGGCGGAAAAGTGATCTCTTGCGGCAATGGCGGCTCTCATTGTGATGCCATGCATTTTGCCGAAGAGCTGACGGGCCGCTACCGTGAGAATCGCCCCGGCTATCCGGCGATTGCCATCTCTGACCCAAGCCACCTGTCTTGCGTCAGTAACGACTTTGGCTATGATTTTGTGTTCTCGCGTTATGTCGAGTCATTAGGACGTGAAGGCGATGTGCTGCTGGGCATTTCGACGTCGGGCAACTCGGGCAATATTATTAAGGCCATCAGCGCTGCTCGTGCCAAAGGCATGAAAGTGATTACCCTGACCGGCAAAGATGGCGGCAAAATGGCGGGCAGCGCTGATGTGGAGATCCGAGTGCCGCATTTTGGCTATGCCGATCGCATTCAGGAAGTACACATTAAAGCTATCCATATTCTGATTCAGTTGATTGAGAAAGAGATGGCTGCAAGCTGA
- the dpaA gene encoding peptidoglycan meso-diaminopimelic acid protein amidase, giving the protein MQKIALSLAMLFILPSAAIHSSYANQVSPVVAQQQQIAAGSPVYIQIFKEERVLELYAQVGGEYKLVQSYPICKYSGGLGPKMTEGDFKSPEGFYQVDLRQLKPDSHYYRAINVGFPNEYDKAHGYSGRYLMIHGECVSIGCYAMTNQYIAEIYTYVEKALRNGQQKVDLAIYPFRMTEQNMKRHSRSNYYKFWSQLQPGYAFFNKTHQLPAIAVVNGQYVVNQNPPTSQPATPASHYAFTQTQAAAKSSR; this is encoded by the coding sequence ATGCAAAAAATCGCGCTTTCACTTGCGATGCTGTTTATTTTGCCTTCCGCTGCCATCCACAGCAGTTACGCCAATCAGGTTTCTCCCGTTGTCGCGCAGCAACAGCAGATTGCCGCCGGTTCACCCGTGTACATTCAAATCTTCAAAGAAGAACGGGTACTTGAGCTCTATGCCCAGGTCGGTGGTGAATACAAACTGGTGCAGAGTTATCCCATCTGTAAATATTCCGGCGGTCTCGGCCCGAAAATGACCGAAGGGGATTTTAAAAGCCCGGAAGGGTTCTATCAGGTTGATTTACGACAGCTCAAACCAGACAGCCATTATTACCGCGCCATCAACGTCGGTTTTCCGAATGAGTATGACAAGGCGCACGGCTATTCTGGCCGTTATTTGATGATTCACGGCGAGTGTGTGTCTATCGGTTGTTATGCGATGACCAACCAATATATCGCCGAGATTTATACCTATGTGGAAAAAGCGCTGCGTAACGGGCAGCAAAAAGTGGATCTGGCGATTTATCCGTTCCGCATGACGGAGCAAAATATGAAGCGCCATAGCCGCTCTAACTATTATAAGTTCTGGAGTCAGTTGCAGCCGGGCTATGCTTTCTTTAATAAAACCCATCAACTGCCCGCCATCGCCGTGGTCAACGGGCAGTATGTGGTAAACCAGAATCCCCCGACCAGCCAGCCTGCTACGCCAGCGTCGCATTATGCGTTTACACAAACACAGGCAGCGGCGAAGTCGTCTCGTTAA